The sequence CGGCCGACCCATTTTAGCCAACACGCCCGCATCTATGACTTTCCTATCGCATTCCTACATCCCCTCGGGCTGGATCCCCCTCACCTTCACCGCCTGGGGGACGGCCTCCACCGAGTAGGTGTCAAGCTCCCTGCCGCGGTAGCTCGGGCCCCGCATCACGAACACCGACGCCTTGTCGAACAGCCTGTCGAGGGCGCAGAGGAGCGTGTCGTCGCCCGTGAAGAACTCATCCCACCCGCTCGGGGCGATGTTGCTCGTGAGGACCATCGCGTTCGGCCCCTCCTTCTCGTAGCGCCTGTCGACGACATCGAAGAACAGGTCGGTGCACGGCCTGTCGTAGACGCATCTCCCCACCTCGTCAACGATGAGGCACGACGGCTTGACGAGCGAGGAGACGACCCGCGAGGTGTTTCCCCGCTGGACGGCCTTCTGGAACCTGTCCCTGAGCTCGGTCGCCTTTATGTAGTAGGTCTTGAGCCCCCGCATGCAGCACTCGCGCCCGTAGGCCTGCGCGAGGTGCGTCTTCCCTATGCCGCCGGGCCCGACGAAGGCGACGTTGCGGTGCGCGTAGAGGTCGGCCAGCGACGGGAGCTTGCCCAGCGCGGCCGCGTCCCGGCCCTGGATCCTGGAGAAGTCGAAGCCCTCGAAGGTCTTGGGCTCGCGCCTGGGCAGCCTGCTCAGCCTCAGCAGCGTCTCGATGGAGGCGAGCCTCCTCTTCTCCGCAAGGTAGGAGAAGGTGGCT comes from Collinsella aerofaciens and encodes:
- a CDS encoding ATP-binding protein, with amino-acid sequence MMAGAGASPYELASDAASRLGIAVGAEELATLASDLDLGDGEMAAVAATFSYLAEKRRLASIETLLRLSRLPRREPKTFEGFDFSRIQGRDAAALGKLPSLADLYAHRNVAFVGPGGIGKTHLAQAYGRECCMRGLKTYYIKATELRDRFQKAVQRGNTSRVVSSLVKPSCLIVDEVGRCVYDRPCTDLFFDVVDRRYEKEGPNAMVLTSNIAPSGWDEFFTGDDTLLCALDRLFDKASVFVMRGPSYRGRELDTYSVEAVPQAVKVRGIQPEGM